A window of Synechococcus sp. MEDNS5 contains these coding sequences:
- a CDS encoding glucosidase has translation MTTSIISTAQLGEEPMELVRSRERDAGLKPWDLWGTYLSDRQWGTVREDYSDDGNAWNSFPFDHSHLRTYRWGEDGLLGLSDENGLLCFAPVLWNGKDPVLKERLFGLGNPEGNHGEDLKDTMYHQAGTPTCSYAKALYRYPQDRFPYERLRDENRRRSRDETEFELVDTGIFSGNRFFDLDVEYAKVSPEDLLIRLTVTNQGPEAADLHLLPSLWFRNTWDWGDENSAHPRIRLADGVVVSDALKELASYNLSCSEQGTWLFTENETNTERLYNQPLRQPYVKDAFHRYLIEGQTDAVNPIGEGSKAALHLQRRLEPGEVWQVNLRLCRHDHHGAKAPDPMESSQVEAVLSQRRQDWEDHLQWVAPGLGTEDRAIHAAAAAGLFWCRKFYNWYVARWLRGDSNSLRPPESRWHTENAYWSTLRARNIISMPDCWEYPYFCQWDLMVHAVAFAELDPGEAKRQARMLRQASVTANNGQSPAYEWALSDANPPIGAWASLRIFQISKRTHGQKDYPFLRASLRELLLEYGWWANRTDRNGDSLFEGGFLGLDNIAIFDRRYPLKDGSRIEQSDGTAWMGMLSLNMLEACVLLASDREEYKGLCERFVSDFSRLTYALNSPSGRGFVNWDEADGFYYDVLKRPDGSSDYLRTRSLSGLIPLLAIATFDAQTVDSIPALDVRSYLNELGKERGAPFDAIPHLGTWHRDRVLFSIVPPNRLRRILTRVFDEQEFLSPYGIRSLSKVYENNPYSYQQGDDYATISYSPADSPVAMFGGNSNWRGPIWMPINYLLIEALQKFGHFFGDDFKMEFPTGSGRELNLWQISLELEQRLIGIFRRDADGRRAFNGTVEQFQQNPLWRDLFLFNEYFHGCSGAGVGASHQTGWSAIIAKMITQLNRWQT, from the coding sequence ATGACTACGTCCATAATCTCGACCGCTCAATTGGGCGAGGAGCCGATGGAGTTGGTTCGATCCCGGGAGAGGGATGCGGGTCTGAAGCCATGGGACCTCTGGGGGACCTATCTCAGTGATCGCCAGTGGGGAACGGTCCGTGAAGATTATTCGGACGATGGCAACGCCTGGAACTCTTTTCCCTTCGATCACAGCCATCTACGAACCTATCGCTGGGGTGAGGATGGCCTTCTCGGTCTGAGCGATGAAAACGGTCTGCTCTGCTTCGCTCCCGTGCTTTGGAACGGGAAAGATCCTGTGCTCAAGGAACGCTTGTTCGGTCTGGGAAACCCTGAAGGCAATCACGGGGAAGACCTCAAAGACACGATGTATCACCAGGCGGGCACACCCACATGCAGCTACGCCAAGGCCCTGTACCGCTATCCGCAGGATCGCTTTCCCTACGAACGGCTGCGCGATGAGAACCGACGCCGCAGCCGGGATGAGACTGAATTCGAGTTGGTCGACACCGGAATTTTTTCTGGAAACCGCTTCTTCGATCTGGACGTTGAATACGCCAAGGTCTCGCCAGAGGATCTACTGATCCGCCTCACGGTGACCAACCAGGGACCAGAGGCAGCGGATCTTCATCTGCTTCCCAGTCTCTGGTTCCGCAACACCTGGGACTGGGGTGATGAAAACAGCGCACATCCACGGATTCGTCTTGCAGACGGCGTGGTCGTCAGCGACGCATTGAAAGAGTTGGCGTCGTACAACCTCAGCTGCAGCGAGCAGGGCACCTGGCTGTTCACGGAGAACGAAACCAACACCGAGCGCCTTTACAACCAACCGCTTCGCCAGCCCTATGTGAAGGATGCCTTTCACCGGTATCTGATCGAAGGGCAAACAGACGCCGTGAACCCGATCGGCGAGGGCAGCAAAGCAGCGCTTCATCTCCAACGCCGTCTTGAACCAGGCGAGGTCTGGCAGGTGAATCTTCGCCTCTGCCGACATGACCATCACGGAGCGAAGGCTCCAGACCCGATGGAGTCCAGTCAGGTCGAAGCCGTCCTGAGCCAGCGTCGACAGGACTGGGAGGATCACCTGCAGTGGGTGGCACCGGGCCTGGGTACGGAAGACCGAGCGATCCACGCCGCGGCGGCGGCCGGGTTGTTCTGGTGCCGCAAGTTTTACAACTGGTATGTCGCCCGATGGTTGCGCGGCGACAGCAACTCTCTGAGACCACCGGAAAGCCGTTGGCACACCGAGAACGCTTACTGGAGCACTCTGCGAGCCCGCAACATCATCTCGATGCCGGACTGTTGGGAATATCCCTACTTCTGTCAGTGGGATCTCATGGTTCACGCCGTGGCCTTCGCAGAACTCGACCCCGGCGAAGCAAAGCGTCAGGCCCGCATGCTTCGCCAGGCGAGCGTGACAGCCAACAACGGGCAGTCCCCCGCCTACGAATGGGCCTTATCCGATGCCAATCCACCGATCGGAGCCTGGGCCAGCCTGCGCATTTTCCAGATCTCCAAGCGCACCCATGGGCAAAAGGACTACCCCTTTCTTCGCGCCAGCCTGCGGGAGCTTCTGCTCGAATACGGCTGGTGGGCCAACCGCACGGATCGCAACGGGGACAGCCTGTTCGAAGGCGGCTTCCTCGGGCTCGACAACATCGCCATCTTCGATCGCCGTTATCCCCTGAAAGACGGCAGTCGGATCGAGCAATCCGATGGCACAGCCTGGATGGGCATGCTCAGTCTCAACATGCTGGAGGCCTGTGTTCTGCTAGCGAGTGATCGAGAGGAGTACAAAGGCTTATGTGAACGCTTTGTCAGCGACTTCAGTCGGCTGACCTATGCCCTGAACAGTCCTTCAGGGCGTGGATTCGTGAATTGGGACGAAGCGGATGGGTTCTATTACGACGTGCTGAAACGGCCGGACGGGAGCTCCGATTACCTGCGCACCCGCTCTCTCAGCGGACTGATCCCATTGCTGGCGATCGCCACCTTTGACGCCCAGACGGTGGATTCAATTCCAGCCCTGGATGTGCGCAGCTACCTCAATGAGTTAGGGAAGGAACGCGGAGCCCCATTTGATGCGATCCCGCACCTCGGCACATGGCACCGGGACAGGGTTCTGTTTTCAATCGTGCCTCCCAACCGCCTGCGGCGAATTCTGACGAGAGTGTTCGATGAACAGGAGTTCCTGTCTCCCTACGGCATTCGCAGCCTCTCGAAGGTTTACGAAAACAATCCATATTCATATCAGCAGGGAGATGACTACGCCACGATCAGCTACAGCCCGGCCGACAGCCCAGTTGCCATGTTTGGAGGTAACTCCAACTGGCGGGGCCCCATCTGGATGCCGATCAACTACCTACTGATCGAAGCCCTTCAGAAATTCGGCCATTTCTTCGGCGACGATTTCAAAATGGAATTCCCGACAGGGTCCGGCAGGGAACTGAACCTCTGGCAGATTTCCCTTGAGTTGGAACAACGCCTGATCGGCATCTTCCGCCGCGATGCCGACGGACGACGAGCCTTCAATGGCACTGTTGAACAGTTTCAGCAGAACCCTCTGTGGCGTGATCTCTTCCTGTTCAATGAATATTTCCATGGCTGCAGCGGCGCGGGCGTCGGAGCCAGTCATCAAACAGGGTGGAGCGCCATTATCGCCAAGATGATCACGCAGCTGAATCGTTGGCAGACCTAA
- a CDS encoding NAD(P)H-quinone oxidoreductase subunit L, with product METLLNAFPQETLLVIGAYGALGAAYLVVIPLFLYFWMNRRWTVMGKLERLGIYGLVFLFFPGLILFAPFLNLRLSGQGDV from the coding sequence ATTGAGACGCTTCTGAATGCCTTTCCCCAGGAGACTCTCCTGGTGATCGGTGCCTACGGCGCCCTCGGAGCGGCTTATCTCGTGGTCATCCCGCTGTTTCTTTATTTCTGGATGAACCGTCGCTGGACGGTGATGGGCAAGCTGGAGCGACTGGGAATCTATGGACTCGTTTTTCTTTTCTTCCCGGGGTTGATCCTGTTTGCACCCTTCCTCAATCTGCGACTCAGCGGCCAAGGAGACGTTTGA
- a CDS encoding DUF3007 family protein, with product MTRAGVLSLGAALLVAGGLGYAAFQALGLKGFSAGIAAEALLVLVVVLWTSSYLFRVITGRMTYMQQRRNYRAEYDALTDQQLQARFDAMTPEEQAALLASVSGEKPEESQDKVSSDS from the coding sequence TTGACGCGAGCAGGAGTTTTGTCGCTGGGAGCCGCCCTGCTTGTGGCCGGGGGCCTGGGATACGCGGCATTTCAGGCACTGGGTCTGAAGGGATTTTCAGCGGGTATCGCAGCAGAAGCTCTGTTGGTGCTTGTGGTTGTTTTGTGGACAAGCAGTTATCTCTTTCGGGTCATCACCGGTCGAATGACCTACATGCAACAAAGGCGCAATTACAGAGCTGAGTACGACGCTCTCACGGATCAGCAGTTGCAGGCGCGTTTCGATGCGATGACGCCTGAAGAGCAAGCGGCATTATTGGCCTCAGTCTCTGGTGAGAAGCCTGAGGAATCACAAGACAAGGTTTCTTCCGACTCGTAG
- the trpA gene encoding tryptophan synthase subunit alpha, whose amino-acid sequence MQPSSRIAEVFAKTAREQRLALMPFIVAGDPNLESTAEILLSLQSNGADVVELGIPYSDPLADGPVIQSAAYRALAQNTTPSNVLTMLHGLRDRLTMPVVLFTYSNPLLNRGAEQFFAEAAAAGVTGLVVPDLPLEEAERLSPLAAQQGLDLVLLVAPTTPEDRRCRIATSSRGFTYLVSVTGVTGERASLQDRVAELVLSLKGLEAGPVAVGFGISGADQVRQVREWGADGAIIGSALVKRIAAAQPGCAAAEAGEFCRELREAAG is encoded by the coding sequence ATGCAGCCCTCGTCAAGAATCGCTGAGGTCTTCGCCAAGACTGCTCGTGAGCAGCGCCTCGCACTGATGCCTTTCATCGTGGCTGGAGATCCGAATCTCGAAAGTACGGCCGAAATCCTTCTCAGCCTTCAATCCAATGGTGCTGATGTGGTGGAACTAGGCATTCCTTACAGCGATCCACTGGCGGATGGTCCGGTGATTCAATCTGCTGCTTATCGGGCGTTGGCACAGAACACCACGCCATCCAACGTGCTCACCATGCTGCATGGTTTGCGCGATCGTCTGACGATGCCGGTGGTGCTGTTCACCTACAGCAATCCTCTGCTGAACCGTGGTGCGGAACAATTCTTCGCTGAGGCTGCAGCCGCAGGAGTCACAGGACTGGTGGTGCCCGATCTTCCCTTGGAAGAGGCTGAACGTTTGTCTCCGCTGGCTGCTCAGCAAGGCCTTGATCTGGTTCTGCTTGTGGCGCCCACCACTCCAGAAGATCGTCGGTGCAGGATCGCGACATCCAGCCGCGGATTCACGTATCTCGTCAGTGTTACAGGAGTAACGGGTGAACGTGCATCGCTTCAAGATCGTGTGGCAGAGCTGGTGCTTTCGTTGAAGGGATTGGAGGCAGGACCTGTTGCGGTGGGGTTTGGAATCTCAGGGGCTGATCAGGTCCGTCAGGTGCGGGAGTGGGGTGCTGATGGGGCCATCATTGGCAGTGCTCTCGTTAAAAGAATCGCCGCTGCACAACCTGGTTGCGCAGCGGCGGAAGCAGGTGAATTCTGCCGGGAGCTTCGAGAGGCTGCCGGCTGA
- a CDS encoding AbrB family transcriptional regulator, giving the protein MLTGADLLNKVKELGDVSKSDLVRACGYVSNKKDGGERLNFTAFYEALLEAKGVNLGATGVAGIGKGGRKLSYVATVQGNGNLLIGKAYTAMLDLKPGDEFEIKLGRKQIRLVPVGGTDEDEE; this is encoded by the coding sequence ATGCTTACTGGTGCTGACCTGCTGAACAAAGTGAAGGAGCTGGGTGATGTCAGCAAGTCTGATCTCGTCCGTGCCTGCGGTTATGTGTCCAACAAGAAGGATGGTGGGGAGCGCCTCAACTTCACCGCCTTCTACGAAGCACTACTCGAAGCCAAGGGAGTGAATCTCGGCGCTACCGGCGTTGCTGGAATCGGCAAAGGCGGTCGCAAGCTTTCTTATGTCGCAACCGTTCAAGGCAACGGCAATCTGTTGATTGGCAAGGCTTATACAGCCATGCTTGATCTCAAGCCTGGTGATGAGTTCGAAATCAAGCTTGGTCGCAAGCAGATTCGCCTCGTTCCCGTTGGCGGAACTGACGAAGACGAAGAGTGA
- a CDS encoding YciI family protein: protein MARFVLWGLYCEDALQKRVPFRDEHLARLQSLKDDGTLITLGPTEGSTHVFGVFEMKSESAVRALLEADVYWREGIWTRLDIYPWVQAF, encoded by the coding sequence ATGGCTCGATTCGTTCTCTGGGGTCTGTACTGCGAAGATGCTCTTCAAAAAAGAGTGCCTTTTCGGGATGAGCATCTTGCTCGACTGCAAAGTCTCAAGGACGACGGCACCTTGATCACTCTGGGTCCTACAGAGGGCAGCACTCATGTGTTCGGAGTGTTCGAAATGAAGAGTGAATCCGCGGTTCGCGCGCTGCTGGAAGCTGATGTCTATTGGCGCGAGGGTATCTGGACGCGTCTGGATATTTATCCCTGGGTCCAGGCGTTCTGA
- a CDS encoding c-type cytochrome: MRALLIVAGLLIALVLPAQRVSALSTDGAQLFDLHCAGCHPNGGNIIRRGRSLKLKDLSKRGLDNPEAIATIAREGIGQMSGYGDALGEGNEIVVGDWVWLQAQNAWTQG, translated from the coding sequence ATGCGAGCACTATTGATTGTCGCCGGATTATTGATCGCTCTTGTTTTGCCGGCACAGAGGGTCAGCGCCCTATCCACAGATGGCGCCCAGCTGTTTGATCTCCACTGCGCTGGATGTCATCCCAACGGTGGCAACATCATTCGCCGCGGCCGATCATTGAAATTGAAGGATCTATCGAAACGAGGCCTGGACAATCCAGAAGCGATTGCAACGATCGCCAGAGAGGGAATCGGCCAGATGAGCGGTTATGGCGATGCCCTCGGCGAGGGAAACGAGATCGTCGTGGGTGATTGGGTCTGGCTTCAAGCTCAGAACGCCTGGACCCAGGGATAA
- a CDS encoding DUF3136 domain-containing protein, whose amino-acid sequence MTASSRTLTIGDLEAGFSSYCQALRRLVSEGRSMTAIQRTICWDYLQRLHRSLPQSYRSPEDLVLRYQRSHRINDTASKAD is encoded by the coding sequence ATGACCGCCTCAAGTCGCACGCTCACGATCGGTGATCTGGAAGCAGGATTTTCAAGCTATTGCCAAGCCTTGCGTCGCCTTGTGTCTGAAGGGCGATCCATGACGGCCATTCAGCGCACCATCTGCTGGGACTATCTCCAACGCCTGCATCGATCGCTTCCGCAGAGCTATCGCTCCCCTGAGGATCTTGTGCTTCGCTACCAGCGCTCCCATCGGATCAATGACACCGCCTCGAAGGCAGACTGA
- a CDS encoding phosphate-starvation-inducible PsiE family protein, which yields MPEFRRQRRSFLQWVDQGEKQVAILLTVITAVVIVAALVQLTVKVTLALITTDQDAYWLGDGLIRVLGDLLTVLIALEVLQNITSYLRRHVVQIELVLVTALTAVARKVIVLPAGSENKPQLLIGLGISSIALAGAYWLVKRSMRPWGSAQGHQPNTEPTRSYLDGDQSFPPDDDDRPEARADLQH from the coding sequence ATGCCCGAGTTCCGTCGCCAACGTCGAAGCTTCCTTCAGTGGGTTGATCAAGGCGAAAAGCAAGTCGCCATTCTTCTCACCGTGATCACAGCTGTGGTCATCGTTGCCGCCCTGGTTCAGCTCACGGTCAAAGTCACGCTGGCCCTGATCACCACCGACCAGGATGCGTACTGGCTCGGTGACGGACTGATCCGAGTGCTTGGAGATCTGCTGACTGTTCTGATCGCTTTGGAAGTGCTTCAGAACATCACCAGTTATCTGAGGCGACACGTTGTTCAAATTGAACTGGTTCTCGTCACCGCCTTGACCGCCGTGGCCCGCAAAGTGATCGTTCTCCCCGCAGGATCTGAGAACAAACCTCAGCTCCTGATCGGCCTGGGGATTTCATCCATCGCCTTGGCCGGCGCTTATTGGCTGGTTAAACGTTCGATGCGGCCGTGGGGATCAGCCCAGGGGCATCAGCCCAATACAGAGCCAACCAGGTCGTACCTGGATGGGGATCAGTCCTTTCCACCCGATGACGACGACCGGCCGGAAGCAAGAGCTGATCTCCAACACTGA
- a CDS encoding YkvA family protein, with amino-acid sequence MAPLASASSRADSKTVDVTVDAGLLRNLLKRSGRFLARPALEAMEMVLEPSTPHQARVTVLAALTYLLVPIDLIPDLLPVAGFSDDLVALTALLGLCRNHITPEIRQRAQRRLERWFP; translated from the coding sequence ATGGCCCCGTTGGCATCCGCTTCCTCTCGCGCCGATTCAAAGACTGTCGACGTCACGGTGGATGCGGGTTTGCTTCGCAACCTGCTCAAGCGGAGCGGCCGATTTCTCGCCCGCCCAGCACTTGAAGCCATGGAGATGGTGCTCGAGCCGAGCACACCCCATCAGGCCAGAGTCACCGTTCTTGCGGCGCTCACTTATCTGCTCGTTCCGATTGATCTGATCCCTGACCTTCTGCCAGTGGCTGGTTTCAGCGACGATCTGGTGGCACTCACCGCCTTGCTTGGACTGTGCAGGAATCACATCACTCCCGAAATCAGGCAGCGGGCTCAGCGCAGACTGGAGCGGTGGTTTCCATGA
- a CDS encoding sigma-70 family RNA polymerase sigma factor: MVSSLSAFLGEIGRHQLLTPEQELTMGRKVQAMVTLTERCQLAGGSGPACEFSDDEKRTIKRGEKAKNQMITANLRLVVNLAKRYQGKGLDLLDLIQEGTLGLTRAVEKYDPTRGHRFSTYAYWWIRQGLNRALSTQSRTIRIPVNVNEKLTKLRASKARLMQRNGLSPSTAQLADDMNLPISEVEDLLGCELRSVTVSLQGVVKSKSDPSELVDVLPSEEVPPMERAEIAERTASAWKLLDKSNLTPKERTVVMLRFGLDGSNEWRTLAEVARQMNCSREYCRQVVQRALRKLRKTGIQHGLVEMSV, encoded by the coding sequence ATGGTGAGCTCCCTGAGTGCTTTTCTCGGCGAAATCGGCAGACACCAATTACTGACGCCTGAACAGGAATTAACCATGGGCCGGAAGGTGCAGGCCATGGTGACCCTGACCGAGCGTTGTCAGCTCGCCGGGGGCAGCGGCCCGGCCTGCGAGTTCAGCGATGACGAGAAGCGAACGATCAAACGCGGTGAAAAGGCCAAGAATCAGATGATCACAGCCAACCTCAGGCTGGTTGTGAATCTCGCCAAGCGCTACCAGGGCAAAGGCCTTGACCTTCTAGACCTGATCCAGGAGGGGACCCTCGGGCTGACCCGAGCCGTTGAAAAGTACGATCCAACCCGAGGTCATCGTTTTTCCACCTATGCCTATTGGTGGATTCGGCAGGGACTTAATCGTGCTCTTTCCACCCAGAGCCGCACCATTCGCATCCCCGTCAATGTGAATGAAAAACTTACAAAACTTCGTGCTTCCAAAGCCCGTTTAATGCAACGGAATGGCTTGTCACCGAGCACAGCGCAGCTGGCCGACGACATGAATCTTCCAATCAGCGAAGTTGAAGATCTTCTTGGCTGTGAATTGCGCAGCGTCACCGTGAGCCTTCAAGGCGTAGTGAAGTCAAAATCCGATCCGTCGGAGCTGGTGGATGTGCTGCCCAGCGAGGAAGTTCCGCCTATGGAAAGGGCTGAGATTGCCGAGCGCACGGCATCAGCCTGGAAACTGCTCGATAAATCCAACCTCACGCCCAAGGAACGCACCGTTGTCATGCTGCGCTTCGGCCTTGACGGAAGCAATGAATGGAGAACATTGGCCGAGGTGGCTCGTCAGATGAACTGCAGCCGCGAATACTGCCGCCAGGTGGTGCAGCGCGCTCTGCGCAAGCTCCGCAAGACCGGAATTCAGCACGGACTGGTCGAAATGAGCGTTTGA
- a CDS encoding DUF2214 family protein: MPLATVLTPEIAKSAGVAYIHYVSFMFCFAALVVERRLLRPDPDRRAATAMVITDIIYGIAALALLVSGIFRVLYYGQGSEFYTQNPLFWWKVGLYLSVGALSLYPTITYILWAIPLRKGELPKVSEALATRLGWIINVELVGFSLVPLLATLMARGVGLPSV, translated from the coding sequence ATGCCTCTGGCCACCGTGCTCACCCCCGAGATCGCCAAGAGTGCGGGAGTGGCCTACATCCACTACGTGAGCTTCATGTTCTGCTTTGCGGCGCTGGTTGTGGAGCGCAGGCTGCTGCGTCCGGATCCTGATCGCCGTGCGGCAACGGCGATGGTGATCACCGACATCATTTATGGCATCGCAGCTCTGGCGCTCCTGGTGAGCGGCATCTTCCGAGTTCTTTATTACGGCCAGGGAAGCGAGTTCTATACCCAAAACCCACTCTTCTGGTGGAAGGTCGGTCTTTACTTGAGTGTGGGGGCCCTCTCCCTCTATCCAACGATCACCTACATCCTCTGGGCGATCCCCTTGCGCAAGGGCGAGCTCCCCAAGGTGAGTGAGGCTCTGGCCACCCGCCTCGGATGGATCATCAATGTGGAGTTGGTGGGCTTTTCGCTCGTTCCTCTGCTCGCCACGCTGATGGCCCGAGGGGTCGGCCTGCCCAGTGTGTGA
- a CDS encoding matrixin family metalloprotease — protein MNLDPCPPAQAERVLEGESLRAGAAASAPGYGNKLARSHYGAPSLPRWCVWVQPAAGIEADRWERRWLQGVDAALASWAKLLPVVRVEDPRRAHVRVERRRPPLRQLSGGWRASNGRSLLQVLEVKRADRTLLEPRVTVLVSPELRASSLRATALHELGHAFGLWGHSDNPADAMAPVQGASPVLEPSADDRLTLEWIRRQPTGFGQPLPPQPQSGDA, from the coding sequence ATGAACCTTGACCCGTGCCCTCCCGCCCAGGCGGAGCGCGTTCTGGAGGGGGAGTCGCTTCGGGCAGGCGCTGCTGCATCAGCCCCGGGATACGGCAACAAGTTGGCCCGGTCTCACTATGGAGCCCCCTCGTTGCCGCGATGGTGTGTATGGGTTCAACCCGCTGCCGGGATAGAAGCGGATCGCTGGGAGCGACGTTGGCTCCAGGGTGTGGATGCAGCGCTGGCCAGCTGGGCCAAGCTCCTTCCTGTTGTTCGCGTTGAGGATCCACGACGCGCTCATGTGCGCGTTGAGCGGCGGCGCCCCCCGCTGCGTCAGCTTTCTGGGGGATGGCGCGCCAGTAACGGACGCAGTCTGTTGCAGGTGTTGGAGGTAAAACGTGCAGATCGCACGCTGCTCGAGCCTCGGGTCACCGTGCTGGTGTCGCCTGAGCTGCGTGCATCGTCTCTGAGGGCGACGGCGTTGCATGAGCTTGGGCATGCGTTTGGGCTCTGGGGCCATAGCGACAATCCCGCTGATGCCATGGCACCTGTGCAGGGGGCGTCCCCGGTGCTTGAGCCTTCCGCGGATGATCGCCTCACTTTGGAGTGGATCCGTCGCCAGCCGACAGGTTTTGGACAGCCATTGCCGCCCCAGCCTCAGAGTGGCGACGCGTAG
- a CDS encoding L,D-transpeptidase produces the protein MTRRWRTGQLMGLPALAALAVAAVGCSPSDRTVDQSAGESETILIQLDGDDPSASRGELRRGRTPLQFKVGYGRNGIACQGTRFEEGWTPLGTFRVNAVLSADRFAMAPSLVKASGKSEAYLRDNLFRNMSAIDFKGDGESAEYGIGYISLTPVPPTPQPFRFNTYDGQFRWYSFAIHGTNDPSRVGQSVTGGCINVGQEAMADLLKTVQLGDEVVITSESPCVS, from the coding sequence ATGACGCGGAGATGGCGCACCGGACAGCTGATGGGACTCCCCGCCCTTGCTGCTCTGGCAGTTGCTGCGGTGGGGTGCAGTCCCTCGGATCGGACTGTTGATCAATCCGCTGGCGAGTCTGAAACCATCCTCATTCAGCTGGATGGCGACGATCCATCGGCCAGTCGGGGGGAGCTGCGACGCGGCAGAACGCCCCTGCAGTTCAAGGTTGGCTACGGCCGCAATGGCATTGCCTGCCAAGGAACGCGTTTCGAGGAGGGCTGGACTCCCCTGGGTACCTTCCGCGTGAATGCTGTGCTCAGTGCGGATCGCTTTGCGATGGCCCCCTCCCTGGTGAAGGCCTCCGGAAAAAGTGAGGCCTATTTGCGCGACAACCTCTTCCGCAACATGAGCGCGATTGACTTCAAAGGGGATGGTGAAAGCGCGGAATACGGCATCGGTTACATCAGCCTGACGCCGGTTCCACCGACGCCCCAACCATTCCGCTTCAACACCTACGACGGTCAGTTCCGCTGGTACAGCTTTGCCATTCACGGCACCAATGATCCCAGTCGGGTCGGTCAGTCAGTGACTGGAGGGTGCATCAATGTGGGACAGGAGGCGATGGCCGATCTGCTCAAGACCGTTCAGCTCGGAGACGAGGTCGTGATCACCTCCGAGAGCCCCTGCGTGTCTTAA
- the hisIE gene encoding bifunctional phosphoribosyl-AMP cyclohydrolase/phosphoribosyl-ATP diphosphatase HisIE — MPPLTSAFLDQLRFNEAGLIPAIAQDWLDGAVLMVAWMNRSSLELTLSSGEAHYWSRSRQELWHKGATSGHTQTVRNIRYDCDADVILLTIEQRGDVACHTGARSCFFEDGDQRSEGGPQAPPPPADACTELMRVIENRREHPEEGSYTNKLLSGGDNRILKKIGEESAEFVMACKDNNPEEIAGEAADILFHLQVALAHHGVSWRQVQEVLAARRGAPRRHQETD; from the coding sequence ATGCCGCCCCTCACCTCTGCGTTCCTCGATCAGCTCCGCTTCAACGAAGCGGGACTGATCCCCGCGATTGCGCAGGACTGGCTGGATGGTGCCGTGCTGATGGTGGCCTGGATGAACCGTAGCTCGCTGGAGCTCACCCTCAGCAGCGGCGAAGCCCACTACTGGAGCCGCTCCCGCCAGGAGCTCTGGCACAAGGGAGCCACCAGTGGACACACCCAGACGGTGCGCAACATCCGCTACGACTGCGATGCCGACGTGATCCTGCTCACCATCGAGCAGCGCGGCGATGTGGCCTGCCACACCGGTGCACGCAGTTGTTTCTTTGAAGACGGGGATCAGCGCAGTGAAGGCGGCCCCCAGGCCCCGCCACCGCCGGCGGATGCCTGCACGGAACTAATGCGCGTAATCGAAAACCGCCGTGAACACCCCGAGGAGGGCAGCTACACGAACAAACTGCTGAGCGGCGGTGACAATCGCATTCTCAAGAAGATCGGCGAGGAAAGCGCCGAATTCGTGATGGCCTGCAAAGACAACAACCCCGAGGAGATTGCCGGTGAAGCGGCAGATATTCTCTTCCATCTTCAAGTGGCCCTGGCCCATCACGGGGTCAGCTGGCGCCAGGTGCAGGAAGTGCTTGCGGCCCGAAGAGGCGCACCAAGGCGGCACCAGGAAACGGATTAA
- a CDS encoding 6-carboxytetrahydropterin synthase, whose product MPLPPAGYTCSKQFDGYPCCHRQWRHPGHCRFVHGYSRSFTVWFAATSLDACGFVVDFSSLRPLEAQLREQFDHTFLVNADDPLLAQWRDLHAQGALDLRVMENVGMEASARLVWTWANALLKERDQSRSCCWRVEARENRANGASYEALPEWFNAGPAAAGSRGL is encoded by the coding sequence ATGCCCCTGCCCCCCGCTGGTTACACCTGCAGCAAGCAGTTCGACGGTTACCCCTGCTGTCATCGCCAGTGGCGTCATCCGGGACATTGCCGGTTCGTGCATGGCTACAGCCGCAGTTTTACGGTTTGGTTTGCTGCCACGTCTCTGGACGCCTGTGGCTTTGTGGTGGATTTCTCCAGCCTCAGACCCCTGGAGGCTCAGCTGCGTGAGCAGTTTGATCACACCTTTCTGGTGAATGCCGATGATCCCCTGCTGGCGCAATGGCGGGATCTGCATGCGCAGGGGGCCCTTGATCTCCGCGTGATGGAGAACGTGGGCATGGAAGCTTCGGCACGGTTGGTGTGGACCTGGGCCAACGCACTCCTGAAGGAGCGTGATCAAAGCCGCAGCTGCTGCTGGCGTGTGGAGGCCCGGGAAAACCGGGCCAATGGAGCCAGCTACGAGGCCCTGCCGGAGTGGTTCAACGCAGGGCCAGCTGCTGCTGGTTCTCGTGGCCTGTGA